The Trachemys scripta elegans isolate TJP31775 chromosome 6, CAS_Tse_1.0, whole genome shotgun sequence genome includes a window with the following:
- the LOC117879097 gene encoding LOW QUALITY PROTEIN: UDP-glucuronosyltransferase 3A1-like (The sequence of the model RefSeq protein was modified relative to this genomic sequence to represent the inferred CDS: substituted 1 base at 1 genomic stop codon), translating to MMAGGRGLLLALLFLRHFLLTEAFKILILSFIGGSHYLMMDEISQVLHNRGHEVRMLLQTGVLMIPGXKYEQPNTYQITAWSASQDYLKEYEKWFADYTEDFLKGREDLSRYLDFMNHLAYQCHVVLNKSEILNSLKDEKFDITVMDGFNPCSFLVAEKLGLPFVAVFPGTFANGPQVGIPSPLSYVPVFYSNLADNMDFWGRVKNCLMSLVSAIVQYQVQTKFENVIKEHFPAGSRPVLSELYLKAELWIYNTDFSFEFAHPLLPNTVYIGGLLAKPAKPLSQELEDFIANSEDGFIIVTLGSMLSSIPLLEVLQEMNTAFAHLSQGVIWRCQHSKWPKELKLASNVKIADWIPQNDLLGHPMARLLVTHGGLNSLMESIYHGVPVVGIPLFGDQHDNMVRVEAKNMGITLRIDQLKADKFTRTMKQVIEDKRYKSAVMSLSTIHHSHPLPPDQCLGRWLEHVLQARGGAHLQPYAFQQSWFQQYLLDVLLFLSGSVLGVIYLCVKLVRTVVFRIRSAGKQKQPNMQCFKLCLTPSF from the exons ATGATGGCTGGAGGGAGAGGGCTGCTTCTTGCTTTGCTTTTTCTGCGGCATTTCCTACTCACTGAAGCCTTCAAGATCCTGATTCTGTCCTTCATCG GAGGAAGCCATTATCTTATGATGGATGAAATTTCACAAGTCCTTCATAATAGAGGTCATGAAGTCAGAATGTTACTACAGACAGGCGTTCTGATGATCCCAG GGTGAAAATATGAGCAGCCCAATACCTACCAAATTACAGCTTGGTCTGCTAGCCAGGACTACCTCAAGGAATACGAGAAGTGGTTTGCTGACTACACGGAGGATTTTCTGAAGGGCAG AGAGGACCTCAGCCGTTACTTGGATTTTATGAACCACTTGGCCTATCAGTGCCACGTCGTACTAAATAAATCAGAGATCCTGAATTCCTTGAAGGATGAAAAGTTTGACATAACAGTAATGGATGGTTTTAATCCCTGCTCCTTCTTGGTTGCAGAGAAACTAGGCCTGCCTTTTGTTGCGGTGTTTCCTGGAACTTTTGCTAATGGACCACAGGTTGGGATTCCTAGCCCCCTGTCCTATGTCCCAGTATTTTATTCCAACCTAGCTGACAACATGGACTTCTGGGGCCGCGTGAAGAACTGTCTAATGTCTCTTGTTTCAGCCATAGTACAATATCAAGTCCaaaccaaatttgaaaatgtcatcAAGGAGCATTTCCCAGCTGGGTCCAGACCTGTTTTATCTGAGCTCTACTTAAAAGCAGAACTATGGATTTATAACACTGACTTCTCCTTTGAATTTGCACATCCGCTTCTTCCAAATACTGTGTATATTGGAGGTTTACTGGCCAAGCCTGCCAAACCACTTTCTCAA GAGCTTGAAGACTTTATAGCAAACTCAGAAGATGGTTTTATCATTGTGACATTGGGCTCAATGTTATCCTCAATCCCACTCTTGGAAGTACTACAGGAGATGAATACCGCTTTTGCCCACCTGTCCCAAGGAGTGATCTGGAGGTGTCAGCATTCCAAATGGCCCAAAGAGCTGAAATTGGCATCTAATGTGAAAATTGCAGATTGGATCCCTCAGAATGATCTATTGG GACATCCTATGGCTCGTCTGCTTGTTACCCACGGGGGGCTGAACAGTTTGATGGAATCTATCTATCATGGGGTCCCTGTTGTGGGAATACCCCTTTTTGGAGACCAGCATGACAACATGGTCCGAGTGGAGGCCAAAAATATGGGCATTACTCTCCGAATAGACCAGCTTAAAGCTGACAAATTCACTCGCACAATGAAGCAAGTTATAGAAGACAAAAG GTATAAATCTGCAGTAATGTCTCTGAGCACAATTCATCACTCCCACCCGCTCCCGCCAGATCAATGCCTGGGACGATGGCTAGAGCATGTCCTCCAGGCAAGGGGAGGAGCTCACCTCCAGCCTTATGCCTTTCAGCAGTCCTGGTTTCAGCAGTACTTACTGGATGTTTTGTTGTTCTTGtcagggtctgtcctgggggTCATCTACCTTTGTGTTAAGCTCGTAAGAACTGTGGTCTTTAGGATCCGCAGTGCAGGGAAACAGAAACAACCAAATATGCaatgttttaaattatgtttaacaccatcattttaa